The Cellulophaga sp. L1A9 genome window below encodes:
- a CDS encoding RNA polymerase sigma factor encodes MGQEPSVCEESVYNNIYRTHAEGLRNYLYYKFGDMQRAEDIVHDSFVKLWSICSTVVYKKVASFLYSISRNLMIDTLRNKKVALKFEKGLVKEQDNEDPYFKLRTKEFRLNLESVISDLPEKQREAFLMNRIEKLTYKEIAIRLEVSETAIEKRISKALIKLNSITEIKDFSI; translated from the coding sequence ATGGGTCAAGAACCATCGGTTTGCGAAGAGAGCGTTTATAATAACATTTATCGAACCCATGCAGAAGGTTTGCGAAATTATCTTTACTATAAGTTTGGTGATATGCAGCGAGCAGAAGATATTGTACATGATTCTTTCGTTAAATTGTGGTCTATATGTAGTACGGTGGTTTATAAAAAAGTAGCCAGTTTTCTTTATAGTATTTCACGAAATCTAATGATCGATACACTACGTAATAAGAAAGTTGCTTTAAAATTTGAGAAAGGATTGGTTAAGGAACAAGATAATGAAGACCCATATTTTAAATTAAGAACAAAAGAGTTTAGATTAAATCTAGAGTCCGTAATTTCAGATTTACCAGAAAAGCAACGCGAGGCTTTTTTAATGAATAGAATAGAAAAGCTTACTTATAAAGAAATAGCGATAAGACTAGAAGTTAGTGAGACAGCGATAGAAAAACGAATTTCTAAAGCATTGATAAAATTGAATTCGATTACAGAAATTAAAGATTTTTCTATTTAG